TCATCGGCGGCTCCGGCCTCTACGACTTCGAAGGCTTTGAAGGCCGGGAGGAGATCGAGGTGACCACACCTTTCGGTCCACCTTCAGACACCTTGATCCGTGGCACGTATGCCGGGCGGCAGGTGTATTTCCTTCCACGACATGGCAAGGGGCACCGTATTCTTCCTACCGAGCTGAACCACCGAGCCAATATCTGGGCGCTTCGCTCTCTGAATGTGCGCTGGATCATCGCTGTGACGGCGGTGGGCAGCCTGAAGGAGGAATACAAACCTCGGGATGTGGTGCTACCAGATCAGTTTTTCGACCGCACCAGCCGCCGGGAACATCATACGTTTTTTGGTCGGGGTCTGGTGGGGCATGTGGCCTTTGCGGACCCGATCAGCGCAGGCTTGCGTGGTTTGCTGCACGAGGAATTGCAAGGCCTGGAAGCTCGGGTGCATAACGGCGGCACCTATGTGAATATGGATGGCCCGGCCTTCTCCACACGGGCTGAATCGAATGCGAACCGTCAGCTCGGGTTCGATGTGATCGGCATGACGAATCTGCCGGAGGCCAAGCTGGCTCGGGAGGCTGAGATCGCGTTGGCGACCCTGGCCATGATCACGGACTATGATTGCTGGAAGACGGATGAAAAGCACGTCACTGTGGATGCGGTGATGTCTCACGTGGCGGCCAATGTCGCGCTGGCGAAGTCGGTCATTGCGCGAGTGATCCCGCGCATTCCGCTGGAGCCGTCCTGGCCTGAACATCACGCGCTGGAAGGAGCGATCATGACAGCCAAGCCCTATTGGCCCGAGCAGGTCCTTCACGACCTGAAACCCATGCTGGAACGTTTTATCTAAAGAAGCCCCACGCCTATGTCTCTCCCCTCCTCCATTACACTCACGGAAGCCATTCCGGGGTATCCGGTGCTGACGATCCACCATACCACATGCTTGGCGCGTGTAGCTCTGAATGGGGCTCATGTCATGGAGTGGGCTCCGGCGGGCCAATCCCCCGTCCTCTACCTGAGTCCCCAAGCCGTCTTGGAACCGGGGAAACCCATCCGTGGCGGGATCCCTATCTGTTGGCCATGGTTCAATGCTCACCCGTCCGACGCCACGAAGCCGATGCATGGCATCGCCCGTAACCGGCCCTGGACGCTGAAAAAAGCCAATGAGTCGGAAGCGGGGGTGAAGCTGATGTTCGTCCTGTGCAACGATGCAGAAACCCATGAACTGTGGCCCCATGGTTTTGAAGCTCAGGTAACGATCTTGCTCGGGCAGAAGCTGGAAGTCAGCCTGGAGACCATTAACAAAAGTGATTCCTCCTTCGTCATTACTGAAGCCCTCCACACCTACCTAACGGTCGGGGATATCAGCAAGATCACTGTCAAGGGACTCGCCGATACAGATTACCTCGACACGGTGGGCGAACGAATGATGCGGCACCAAACGGGCGACATCACCTTTGACCGAGAGGTGGATCGTCAGTATGCGAGCACTGGCGCTGTAACGGTGGAAGATCCG
The DNA window shown above is from Prosthecobacter debontii and carries:
- the mtnP gene encoding S-methyl-5'-thioadenosine phosphorylase, with product MADAPPPAIGIIGGSGLYDFEGFEGREEIEVTTPFGPPSDTLIRGTYAGRQVYFLPRHGKGHRILPTELNHRANIWALRSLNVRWIIAVTAVGSLKEEYKPRDVVLPDQFFDRTSRREHHTFFGRGLVGHVAFADPISAGLRGLLHEELQGLEARVHNGGTYVNMDGPAFSTRAESNANRQLGFDVIGMTNLPEAKLAREAEIALATLAMITDYDCWKTDEKHVTVDAVMSHVAANVALAKSVIARVIPRIPLEPSWPEHHALEGAIMTAKPYWPEQVLHDLKPMLERFI
- a CDS encoding D-hexose-6-phosphate mutarotase, producing MSLPSSITLTEAIPGYPVLTIHHTTCLARVALNGAHVMEWAPAGQSPVLYLSPQAVLEPGKPIRGGIPICWPWFNAHPSDATKPMHGIARNRPWTLKKANESEAGVKLMFVLCNDAETHELWPHGFEAQVTILLGQKLEVSLETINKSDSSFVITEALHTYLTVGDISKITVKGLADTDYLDTVGERMMRHQTGDITFDREVDRQYASTGAVTVEDPALGRIITVEKEGSGTTVVWNPWIEKSKRLADLPDEAYHQFLCIEAANAGDSAVTIGPGASHVIRTVVHL